From the genome of Ananas comosus cultivar F153 linkage group 18, ASM154086v1, whole genome shotgun sequence, one region includes:
- the LOC109723884 gene encoding chromosome transmission fidelity protein 18 homolog isoform X2 — translation MEMDVPGAEELEWLESNALLLPEEGEYDEEEYPPEEGLRADRGDRRPDLSPPNVSGAPRDRPIPCSLPDISRPLITHQPRIDPENHAGRKRLRPDADSGAGCSTALPREEEGGNKRRAMEEESDEDWLRHPLPKDAAAGAAPEADVHVLDAAEEKTISRFAWEIEGECLPVTGPGGERVYAKMTSSAIGVVGSKSAAAKSTSGLLSEPISVLNKRLEEDALAKALQESFGSQDNQTCPAVPAVNEQLWVEKYAPSSFTELLSDEQTNREVLLWLKQWDSCVFGSQIRTTTDDVLSALRRHSSAIHQQKFANNKFFAKNNGASVKSQNLNSSKVGGRETSFSKGINNLWAKKSMVSNSPEQKVLLLCGPPGLGKTTLAHVAAKHCGYRVVEINASDDRSASSIESKILDVVQMNSVMPDSKPKCLVIDEIDGALGDGKGTVDVILKMVAAEKNCNSDKGNVTQGAQNLKAPSKRGHKPTKLSRPVICICNDLYAPALRQLRQVAKVYMFAQPTVTRIVNRLKYICNREGFKTSTIALSALAEYTECDIRSCLNTLQFLHKKKEVLNILEVDSQVIGQKDMSRSILDVWKEVFHKKNMKRGGKALKGRIGQKDMNILHSLISNRGEYELTLDGIHENFLRLSYHDPLMRKTVKCLDILGTSESLLQYVFRTQQMSLQAYQPPLVITMSHLISQVGKPNIEWPKNLQRCRAMLVEKKDLLKAWQNNLSPSISRHQSIQSFVEDIVSPLLHILSSPNLRPVALHLLSEREKDDLAQLVDTMVAYSITYKNSKPEPLEKILRHGTSADASPLFLDPPIDDFVKFKGYQSEHSELSLAMKQVLLHEVEKHRILQDSVSKSLNLATEGSNKNEASTKTYATEVNVMNNPMQTPVDKSCKQKSPFSQRQKTDCTARISSSGMNFKAPVTSNKPSKHSSNFFDRFRKESGMDSKNQIANFQKTATIERDSRPLLFKYNEGFTNAVKRPVKIRDLLL, via the exons ATGGAGATGGACGTCCCCGGGGCCGAGGAGCTCGAGTGGCTCGAAAGCAACGCTCTCCTCCTCCCCGAAGAAGGAGAGTACGACGAAGAGGAATACCCCCCGGAGGAAGGCCTCCGAGCAGATCGAGGGGACCGTCGTCCGGATCTATCTCCCCCAAACGTCTCAGGTGCTCCTCGCGATCGTCCAATTCCATGCTCGTTACCTGATATCTCCCGGCCCTTAATAACTCACCAACCTCGAATAGATCCGGAGAACCATGCCGGCAGAAAACGGCTCCGGCCCGACGCTGACAGCGGGGCGGGATGCTCTACGGCACTTCCGCGCGAAGAGGAAGGGGGGAATAAAAGGAGAGCCATGGAAGAGGAGTCGGACGAGGACTGGCTTCGACATCCTCTGCCAAAGGATGCAGCTGCTGGTGCGGCACCGGAGGCGGACGTCCACGTGCTTGATGCAGCAGAGGAGAAGACCATCTCGCGGTTCGCTTGGGAGATCGAGGGAGAGTGTTTGCCGGTGACTGGACCAGGCGGAGAGAGGGTCTATGCTAAGATGACCTCAAGCGCTATAGGCGTGGTCGGGAGCAAGTCAGCCGCAGCAAAATCTACCAGCG GTCTTCTTTCGGAACCTATTAGTGTATTAAACAAAAGATTGGAGGAAGATGCTTTAGCAAAG GCTTTGCAAGAAAGTTTTGGATCACAAGATAACCAAACTTGCCCAGCTGTTCCAGCAGTTAATGAACAACTTTGGGTGGAGAAATATGCACCGAGCTCTTTCACAGAGCTTCTAAGTGATGAGCAAACAAATCGGGAG GTGCTGCTGTGGTTAAAGCAATGGGATTCCTGTGTCTTTGGATCTCAAATCAGGACTACGACTGATGATGTATTATCTGCTTTACGACGACATTCTTCTGCTATTCACCAACAGAAGTTTGCAAACAATAAGTTCTTTGCCAAGAATAATGGAGCTTCTGTCAAGAGTCAAAATCTCAACTCTTCAAAAGTTGGTGGCAGAGAAACTAGCTTCTCGAAAGGGATAAATAATTTATGGGCCAAAAAGTCCATGGTCAGTAATTCACCTGAACAAAAG GTACTTCTACTTTGTGGTCCTCCAGGACTCGGAAAGACAACACTTGCGCATGTGGCTGCTAAACATTGTGGTTATCGTGTTGTAGAG ATAAATGCAAGTGATGATCGTTCAGCTTCATCGATAGAATCAAAAATTCTTGATGTTGTTCAGATGAACTCTGTTATGCCAGACTCCAAGCCGAAGTGTTTG GTAATTGATGAAATTGATGGAGCACTTGGTGATGGAAAGGGCACAGTGGATGTGATTTTAAAAATG GTGGCTGCTGAAAAGAACTGCAATTCTGATAAGGGAAATGTCACTCAGGGAGCTCAAAACCTGAAGGCTCCCTCAAAGAGAGGACATAAACCGACAAAATTGTCTAGGCCT GTGATTTGTATATGCAACGACCTCTATGCACCAGCTTTGAGGCAGCTACGCCAAGTAGCAAA GGTTTATATGTTTGCACAGCCAACAGTTACTCGTATTGTAAACAG GCTGAAGTATATTTGCAACAGAGAAGGATTTAAAACAAGCACAATTGCTCTCTCTGCACTCGCTGAATATACCG AATGTGACATTCGATCATGCTTAAACACACTCCAGTTTCTTCATAAGAAGAAAGAGGTGCTCAACATT TTAGAGGTTGATTCTCAAGTAATTGGTCAGAAGGACATGTCGAGAAGTATTCTCGATGTATGGAAGGAG gttttCCATAAGAAAAATATGAAGCGTGGAGGAAAGGCTTTGAAAGGTCGCATTGGACAAAAGGATATGAACATTTTGCACTCCCTCATATCTAACCG TGGGGAATATGAGTTGACCTTGGATGGTATTCATGAGAATTTTCTGCGTCTTTCCTATCACGATCCACTGATGCGAAAGACT GTCAAATGTCTTGATATTCTTGGAACTTCTGAATCACTGCTTCAGTATGTTTTCCGAACTCAACAAATGTCACTCCAAG CCTATCAACCTCCACTTGTGATCACTATGAGCCACCTCATATCGCAAGTTGGGAAGCCAAATATTGAATGGCCCAAGAATTTACAGAG ATGCCGAGCGATGCTTGTAGAAAAGAAAGATTTACTGAAGGCTTGGCAAAACAACCTCTCACCATCTATTTCAAGGCACCAATCAATACAATCTTTTGTAGAAGATATTGTTTCTCCGCTCTTACATATTCTGTCATCACCAAATTTGAGGCCG GTGGCATTGCATTTACTgtcagagagagaaaaggatgATCTAGCGCAGCTGGTCGATACAATGGTTGCCTATTCAATAACATACAAAAACTCAAAGCCTGAGCCTCTAGAAAAGATACTGAGGCATGGAACCTCAGCTGATGCTTCTCCACTTTTCCTCGACCCTCCTATTGATGACTTTGTGAAATTTAAG GGCTATCAATCTGAACATTCTGAGCTTTCTTTAGCCATGAAGCAAGTTTTGCTGCATGAA GTTGAGAAGCACAGAATTCTCCAAGATAGTGTCAGCAAATCCTTAAATCTGGCTACTGAAGGAAGTAACAAGAACGAGGCTTCGACAAAAACATATGCTACAGAAGTTAATGTCATGAACAACCCTATGCAAACACCTGTTGACAAATCTTGTAAACAGAAATCACCATTCAGCCAGAGACAAAAGACAGACTGCACTGCTCGAATCTCATCTTCTGGCATGAATTTTAAAGCTCCAGTAACTTCAAACAAGCCGTCTAAACACTCATCAAATTTCTTTGATAG GTTTAGAAAAGAGAGTGGCATGGACTCCAAAAATCAGATAGCAAATTTCCAGAAGACAGCAACTATTGAAAGAGATTCACGTCCTTTACTCTTCAAATACAATGAG GGTTTCACAAATGCAGTGAAGAGACCTGTAAAAATTCGTGACCTGCTGCTCTAA
- the LOC109723884 gene encoding chromosome transmission fidelity protein 18 homolog isoform X1 encodes MEMDVPGAEELEWLESNALLLPEEGEYDEEEYPPEEGLRADRGDRRPDLSPPNVSGAPRDRPIPCSLPDISRPLITHQPRIDPENHAGRKRLRPDADSGAGCSTALPREEEGGNKRRAMEEESDEDWLRHPLPKDAAAGAAPEADVHVLDAAEEKTISRFAWEIEGECLPVTGPGGERVYAKMTSSAIGVVGSKSAAAKSTSGLLSEPISVLNKRLEEDALAKALQESFGSQDNQTCPAVPAVNEQLWVEKYAPSSFTELLSDEQTNREVLLWLKQWDSCVFGSQIRTTTDDVLSALRRHSSAIHQQKFANNKFFAKNNGASVKSQNLNSSKVGGRETSFSKGINNLWAKKSMVSNSPEQKVLLLCGPPGLGKTTLAHVAAKHCGYRVVEINASDDRSASSIESKILDVVQMNSVMPDSKPKCLVIDEIDGALGDGKGTVDVILKMVAAEKNCNSDKGNVTQGAQNLKAPSKRGHKPTKLSRPVICICNDLYAPALRQLRQVAKVYMFAQPTVTRIVNRLKYICNREGFKTSTIALSALAEYTECDIRSCLNTLQFLHKKKEVLNILEVDSQVIGQKDMSRSILDVWKEVFHKKNMKRGGKALKGRIGQKDMNILHSLISNRGEYELTLDGIHENFLRLSYHDPLMRKTVKCLDILGTSESLLQYVFRTQQMSLQAYQPPLVITMSHLISQVGKPNIEWPKNLQRCRAMLVEKKDLLKAWQNNLSPSISRHQSIQSFVEDIVSPLLHILSSPNLRPVALHLLSEREKDDLAQLVDTMVAYSITYKNSKPEPLEKILRHGTSADASPLFLDPPIDDFVKFKQGYQSEHSELSLAMKQVLLHEVEKHRILQDSVSKSLNLATEGSNKNEASTKTYATEVNVMNNPMQTPVDKSCKQKSPFSQRQKTDCTARISSSGMNFKAPVTSNKPSKHSSNFFDRFRKESGMDSKNQIANFQKTATIERDSRPLLFKYNEGFTNAVKRPVKIRDLLL; translated from the exons ATGGAGATGGACGTCCCCGGGGCCGAGGAGCTCGAGTGGCTCGAAAGCAACGCTCTCCTCCTCCCCGAAGAAGGAGAGTACGACGAAGAGGAATACCCCCCGGAGGAAGGCCTCCGAGCAGATCGAGGGGACCGTCGTCCGGATCTATCTCCCCCAAACGTCTCAGGTGCTCCTCGCGATCGTCCAATTCCATGCTCGTTACCTGATATCTCCCGGCCCTTAATAACTCACCAACCTCGAATAGATCCGGAGAACCATGCCGGCAGAAAACGGCTCCGGCCCGACGCTGACAGCGGGGCGGGATGCTCTACGGCACTTCCGCGCGAAGAGGAAGGGGGGAATAAAAGGAGAGCCATGGAAGAGGAGTCGGACGAGGACTGGCTTCGACATCCTCTGCCAAAGGATGCAGCTGCTGGTGCGGCACCGGAGGCGGACGTCCACGTGCTTGATGCAGCAGAGGAGAAGACCATCTCGCGGTTCGCTTGGGAGATCGAGGGAGAGTGTTTGCCGGTGACTGGACCAGGCGGAGAGAGGGTCTATGCTAAGATGACCTCAAGCGCTATAGGCGTGGTCGGGAGCAAGTCAGCCGCAGCAAAATCTACCAGCG GTCTTCTTTCGGAACCTATTAGTGTATTAAACAAAAGATTGGAGGAAGATGCTTTAGCAAAG GCTTTGCAAGAAAGTTTTGGATCACAAGATAACCAAACTTGCCCAGCTGTTCCAGCAGTTAATGAACAACTTTGGGTGGAGAAATATGCACCGAGCTCTTTCACAGAGCTTCTAAGTGATGAGCAAACAAATCGGGAG GTGCTGCTGTGGTTAAAGCAATGGGATTCCTGTGTCTTTGGATCTCAAATCAGGACTACGACTGATGATGTATTATCTGCTTTACGACGACATTCTTCTGCTATTCACCAACAGAAGTTTGCAAACAATAAGTTCTTTGCCAAGAATAATGGAGCTTCTGTCAAGAGTCAAAATCTCAACTCTTCAAAAGTTGGTGGCAGAGAAACTAGCTTCTCGAAAGGGATAAATAATTTATGGGCCAAAAAGTCCATGGTCAGTAATTCACCTGAACAAAAG GTACTTCTACTTTGTGGTCCTCCAGGACTCGGAAAGACAACACTTGCGCATGTGGCTGCTAAACATTGTGGTTATCGTGTTGTAGAG ATAAATGCAAGTGATGATCGTTCAGCTTCATCGATAGAATCAAAAATTCTTGATGTTGTTCAGATGAACTCTGTTATGCCAGACTCCAAGCCGAAGTGTTTG GTAATTGATGAAATTGATGGAGCACTTGGTGATGGAAAGGGCACAGTGGATGTGATTTTAAAAATG GTGGCTGCTGAAAAGAACTGCAATTCTGATAAGGGAAATGTCACTCAGGGAGCTCAAAACCTGAAGGCTCCCTCAAAGAGAGGACATAAACCGACAAAATTGTCTAGGCCT GTGATTTGTATATGCAACGACCTCTATGCACCAGCTTTGAGGCAGCTACGCCAAGTAGCAAA GGTTTATATGTTTGCACAGCCAACAGTTACTCGTATTGTAAACAG GCTGAAGTATATTTGCAACAGAGAAGGATTTAAAACAAGCACAATTGCTCTCTCTGCACTCGCTGAATATACCG AATGTGACATTCGATCATGCTTAAACACACTCCAGTTTCTTCATAAGAAGAAAGAGGTGCTCAACATT TTAGAGGTTGATTCTCAAGTAATTGGTCAGAAGGACATGTCGAGAAGTATTCTCGATGTATGGAAGGAG gttttCCATAAGAAAAATATGAAGCGTGGAGGAAAGGCTTTGAAAGGTCGCATTGGACAAAAGGATATGAACATTTTGCACTCCCTCATATCTAACCG TGGGGAATATGAGTTGACCTTGGATGGTATTCATGAGAATTTTCTGCGTCTTTCCTATCACGATCCACTGATGCGAAAGACT GTCAAATGTCTTGATATTCTTGGAACTTCTGAATCACTGCTTCAGTATGTTTTCCGAACTCAACAAATGTCACTCCAAG CCTATCAACCTCCACTTGTGATCACTATGAGCCACCTCATATCGCAAGTTGGGAAGCCAAATATTGAATGGCCCAAGAATTTACAGAG ATGCCGAGCGATGCTTGTAGAAAAGAAAGATTTACTGAAGGCTTGGCAAAACAACCTCTCACCATCTATTTCAAGGCACCAATCAATACAATCTTTTGTAGAAGATATTGTTTCTCCGCTCTTACATATTCTGTCATCACCAAATTTGAGGCCG GTGGCATTGCATTTACTgtcagagagagaaaaggatgATCTAGCGCAGCTGGTCGATACAATGGTTGCCTATTCAATAACATACAAAAACTCAAAGCCTGAGCCTCTAGAAAAGATACTGAGGCATGGAACCTCAGCTGATGCTTCTCCACTTTTCCTCGACCCTCCTATTGATGACTTTGTGAAATTTAAG CAGGGCTATCAATCTGAACATTCTGAGCTTTCTTTAGCCATGAAGCAAGTTTTGCTGCATGAA GTTGAGAAGCACAGAATTCTCCAAGATAGTGTCAGCAAATCCTTAAATCTGGCTACTGAAGGAAGTAACAAGAACGAGGCTTCGACAAAAACATATGCTACAGAAGTTAATGTCATGAACAACCCTATGCAAACACCTGTTGACAAATCTTGTAAACAGAAATCACCATTCAGCCAGAGACAAAAGACAGACTGCACTGCTCGAATCTCATCTTCTGGCATGAATTTTAAAGCTCCAGTAACTTCAAACAAGCCGTCTAAACACTCATCAAATTTCTTTGATAG GTTTAGAAAAGAGAGTGGCATGGACTCCAAAAATCAGATAGCAAATTTCCAGAAGACAGCAACTATTGAAAGAGATTCACGTCCTTTACTCTTCAAATACAATGAG GGTTTCACAAATGCAGTGAAGAGACCTGTAAAAATTCGTGACCTGCTGCTCTAA
- the LOC109724280 gene encoding LOW QUALITY PROTEIN: uncharacterized protein LOC109724280 (The sequence of the model RefSeq protein was modified relative to this genomic sequence to represent the inferred CDS: deleted 2 bases in 1 codon): MASGARTSLLDIFLLLFFLLSLHLGCCFSPSRSQDDPDPQHARPKRRKISPLSPSPPASDPDSDSDSGDARPDRNGGLGLGLSLTSVRSYLRRFFSVPKRGGREDIRSPPVDLSPCPCPCPRIAADKSPSSGSAGISAADCPCPPGTKHTSFASRADVFACSACGEVLTKPHLLELHQATKHSLSELSDADSGKNIVRIIFLSGWKGRAPPTVRRILKVHNTQRTLARFEEYRDLVRSRAARRGGGAEFERCIADGNERLRFYCSTMLCSLGGGACGSPYCCTCGIVRHGFAGKQADLDGIATHASSWGAHASLPDDLEREFAYLRARRAMLVCRVVASASADEQLEAAEKGAGGAFDSVAAGDEQLLVFNPRAVLPCFVIVYSA, encoded by the exons ATGGCGAGCGGCGCGCGTACTTCCTTACTCGACATCTTCTtgctcctcttcttcctcctctccctccacTTGGGCTGCTGCTTCTCCCCGAGCCGCAGCCAAGATGATCCAGACCCGCAGCACGCCCGTCCGAAGAGGAGAAAGATTTCTCCTCTTTCCCCCTCCCCTCCCGCGTCCGACCCCGACTCCGACTCCGACTCCGGCGATGCGAGACCCGATCGGAACGGCGGCCTCGGCCTCGGCCTCTCTCTGACCTCCGTCCGATCTTACCTCAGACGCTTCTTCTCCGTCCCCAAGCGCGGCGGCAGGGAAGACATCCGGTCCCCTCCCGTCGACCTCTCGCCGTGCCCGTGCCCGTGCCCTCGCATCGCGGCCGACAAATCCCCTTCGTCCGGGTCGGCAGGCATCTCGGCGGCCGACTGCCCCTGCCCTCCGGGTACGAAGCACACGTCGTTCGCGTCCCGCGCGGACGTCTTCGCCTGCTCGGCGTGCGGCGAGGTGCTGACGAAGCCCCACCTCCTGGAGCTCCACCAGGCCACGAAGCACTCCCTCTCCGAGCTCTCCGACGCCGACTCCGGCAAGAACATCGTGCGCATCATCTTCCTGTCGGGCTGGAAGGGGAGGGCGCCCCCCACCGTGCGCCGCATCCTCAAGGTCCACAACACCCAGCGCACCCTCGCGCGCTTCGAGGAGTACCGCGACCTGGTCCGCTCGCGGGCGGCGCGGCGGGGCGGCGGCGCGGAATTCGAGCGCTGCATCGCCGACGGGAACGAGCGGCTGCGCTTCTACTGCTCGACGATGCTGTGCTCGCTGGGGGGCGGGGCGTGCGGGAGCCCTTACTGCTGCACCTGCGGGATCGTGCGCCACGGCTTCGCGGGGAAGCAGGCCGACCTGGACGGCATCGCCACGCACGCCTCCAGCTGGGGCGCCCACGCCTCGCTGCCCGACGACCTGGAGCGCGAGTTCGCCTACCTGCGCGCGCGCAGGGCGATGCTGGTCTGCCGGGTGGTG GCGAGCGCGAGCGCGGACGAGCAACTGGAAGCCGCGGAGAAGGGGGCGGGCGGGGCGTTCGACTCGGTGGCGGCGGGGGACGAGCAGCTGTTGGTGTTCAATCCCAGGGCTGTGCTGCCGTGCTTCGTAATTGTTTACTCGGCATGA
- the LOC109723884 gene encoding chromosome transmission fidelity protein 18 homolog isoform X3, giving the protein MEMDVPGAEELEWLESNALLLPEEGEYDEEEYPPEEGLRADRGDRRPDLSPPNVSDPENHAGRKRLRPDADSGAGCSTALPREEEGGNKRRAMEEESDEDWLRHPLPKDAAAGAAPEADVHVLDAAEEKTISRFAWEIEGECLPVTGPGGERVYAKMTSSAIGVVGSKSAAAKSTSGLLSEPISVLNKRLEEDALAKALQESFGSQDNQTCPAVPAVNEQLWVEKYAPSSFTELLSDEQTNREVLLWLKQWDSCVFGSQIRTTTDDVLSALRRHSSAIHQQKFANNKFFAKNNGASVKSQNLNSSKVGGRETSFSKGINNLWAKKSMVSNSPEQKVLLLCGPPGLGKTTLAHVAAKHCGYRVVEINASDDRSASSIESKILDVVQMNSVMPDSKPKCLVIDEIDGALGDGKGTVDVILKMVAAEKNCNSDKGNVTQGAQNLKAPSKRGHKPTKLSRPVICICNDLYAPALRQLRQVAKVYMFAQPTVTRIVNRLKYICNREGFKTSTIALSALAEYTECDIRSCLNTLQFLHKKKEVLNILEVDSQVIGQKDMSRSILDVWKEVFHKKNMKRGGKALKGRIGQKDMNILHSLISNRGEYELTLDGIHENFLRLSYHDPLMRKTVKCLDILGTSESLLQYVFRTQQMSLQAYQPPLVITMSHLISQVGKPNIEWPKNLQRCRAMLVEKKDLLKAWQNNLSPSISRHQSIQSFVEDIVSPLLHILSSPNLRPVALHLLSEREKDDLAQLVDTMVAYSITYKNSKPEPLEKILRHGTSADASPLFLDPPIDDFVKFKQGYQSEHSELSLAMKQVLLHEVEKHRILQDSVSKSLNLATEGSNKNEASTKTYATEVNVMNNPMQTPVDKSCKQKSPFSQRQKTDCTARISSSGMNFKAPVTSNKPSKHSSNFFDRFRKESGMDSKNQIANFQKTATIERDSRPLLFKYNEGFTNAVKRPVKIRDLLL; this is encoded by the exons ATGGAGATGGACGTCCCCGGGGCCGAGGAGCTCGAGTGGCTCGAAAGCAACGCTCTCCTCCTCCCCGAAGAAGGAGAGTACGACGAAGAGGAATACCCCCCGGAGGAAGGCCTCCGAGCAGATCGAGGGGACCGTCGTCCGGATCTATCTCCCCCAAACGTCTCAG ATCCGGAGAACCATGCCGGCAGAAAACGGCTCCGGCCCGACGCTGACAGCGGGGCGGGATGCTCTACGGCACTTCCGCGCGAAGAGGAAGGGGGGAATAAAAGGAGAGCCATGGAAGAGGAGTCGGACGAGGACTGGCTTCGACATCCTCTGCCAAAGGATGCAGCTGCTGGTGCGGCACCGGAGGCGGACGTCCACGTGCTTGATGCAGCAGAGGAGAAGACCATCTCGCGGTTCGCTTGGGAGATCGAGGGAGAGTGTTTGCCGGTGACTGGACCAGGCGGAGAGAGGGTCTATGCTAAGATGACCTCAAGCGCTATAGGCGTGGTCGGGAGCAAGTCAGCCGCAGCAAAATCTACCAGCG GTCTTCTTTCGGAACCTATTAGTGTATTAAACAAAAGATTGGAGGAAGATGCTTTAGCAAAG GCTTTGCAAGAAAGTTTTGGATCACAAGATAACCAAACTTGCCCAGCTGTTCCAGCAGTTAATGAACAACTTTGGGTGGAGAAATATGCACCGAGCTCTTTCACAGAGCTTCTAAGTGATGAGCAAACAAATCGGGAG GTGCTGCTGTGGTTAAAGCAATGGGATTCCTGTGTCTTTGGATCTCAAATCAGGACTACGACTGATGATGTATTATCTGCTTTACGACGACATTCTTCTGCTATTCACCAACAGAAGTTTGCAAACAATAAGTTCTTTGCCAAGAATAATGGAGCTTCTGTCAAGAGTCAAAATCTCAACTCTTCAAAAGTTGGTGGCAGAGAAACTAGCTTCTCGAAAGGGATAAATAATTTATGGGCCAAAAAGTCCATGGTCAGTAATTCACCTGAACAAAAG GTACTTCTACTTTGTGGTCCTCCAGGACTCGGAAAGACAACACTTGCGCATGTGGCTGCTAAACATTGTGGTTATCGTGTTGTAGAG ATAAATGCAAGTGATGATCGTTCAGCTTCATCGATAGAATCAAAAATTCTTGATGTTGTTCAGATGAACTCTGTTATGCCAGACTCCAAGCCGAAGTGTTTG GTAATTGATGAAATTGATGGAGCACTTGGTGATGGAAAGGGCACAGTGGATGTGATTTTAAAAATG GTGGCTGCTGAAAAGAACTGCAATTCTGATAAGGGAAATGTCACTCAGGGAGCTCAAAACCTGAAGGCTCCCTCAAAGAGAGGACATAAACCGACAAAATTGTCTAGGCCT GTGATTTGTATATGCAACGACCTCTATGCACCAGCTTTGAGGCAGCTACGCCAAGTAGCAAA GGTTTATATGTTTGCACAGCCAACAGTTACTCGTATTGTAAACAG GCTGAAGTATATTTGCAACAGAGAAGGATTTAAAACAAGCACAATTGCTCTCTCTGCACTCGCTGAATATACCG AATGTGACATTCGATCATGCTTAAACACACTCCAGTTTCTTCATAAGAAGAAAGAGGTGCTCAACATT TTAGAGGTTGATTCTCAAGTAATTGGTCAGAAGGACATGTCGAGAAGTATTCTCGATGTATGGAAGGAG gttttCCATAAGAAAAATATGAAGCGTGGAGGAAAGGCTTTGAAAGGTCGCATTGGACAAAAGGATATGAACATTTTGCACTCCCTCATATCTAACCG TGGGGAATATGAGTTGACCTTGGATGGTATTCATGAGAATTTTCTGCGTCTTTCCTATCACGATCCACTGATGCGAAAGACT GTCAAATGTCTTGATATTCTTGGAACTTCTGAATCACTGCTTCAGTATGTTTTCCGAACTCAACAAATGTCACTCCAAG CCTATCAACCTCCACTTGTGATCACTATGAGCCACCTCATATCGCAAGTTGGGAAGCCAAATATTGAATGGCCCAAGAATTTACAGAG ATGCCGAGCGATGCTTGTAGAAAAGAAAGATTTACTGAAGGCTTGGCAAAACAACCTCTCACCATCTATTTCAAGGCACCAATCAATACAATCTTTTGTAGAAGATATTGTTTCTCCGCTCTTACATATTCTGTCATCACCAAATTTGAGGCCG GTGGCATTGCATTTACTgtcagagagagaaaaggatgATCTAGCGCAGCTGGTCGATACAATGGTTGCCTATTCAATAACATACAAAAACTCAAAGCCTGAGCCTCTAGAAAAGATACTGAGGCATGGAACCTCAGCTGATGCTTCTCCACTTTTCCTCGACCCTCCTATTGATGACTTTGTGAAATTTAAG CAGGGCTATCAATCTGAACATTCTGAGCTTTCTTTAGCCATGAAGCAAGTTTTGCTGCATGAA GTTGAGAAGCACAGAATTCTCCAAGATAGTGTCAGCAAATCCTTAAATCTGGCTACTGAAGGAAGTAACAAGAACGAGGCTTCGACAAAAACATATGCTACAGAAGTTAATGTCATGAACAACCCTATGCAAACACCTGTTGACAAATCTTGTAAACAGAAATCACCATTCAGCCAGAGACAAAAGACAGACTGCACTGCTCGAATCTCATCTTCTGGCATGAATTTTAAAGCTCCAGTAACTTCAAACAAGCCGTCTAAACACTCATCAAATTTCTTTGATAG GTTTAGAAAAGAGAGTGGCATGGACTCCAAAAATCAGATAGCAAATTTCCAGAAGACAGCAACTATTGAAAGAGATTCACGTCCTTTACTCTTCAAATACAATGAG GGTTTCACAAATGCAGTGAAGAGACCTGTAAAAATTCGTGACCTGCTGCTCTAA